Proteins encoded within one genomic window of Humulus lupulus chromosome 1, drHumLupu1.1, whole genome shotgun sequence:
- the LOC133806776 gene encoding protein BRICK 1, giving the protein MARAGGITNAVNVGIAVQADWENREFISHISLNVRRLFDFLVQFEATTKSKLATLNEKLDTLERRLELLEVQVGTASANPSLFSN; this is encoded by the exons ATGGCTCGGGCAGGAGGAATAACCAATGCGGTAAACGTAGGCATAGCAGTTCAAGCCGATTGGGAGAATCGCGAGTTCATTTCTCATATCTCCCTCAACGTTCGCCGCCTCTTCGATTTCCTTGTTCAATTTG AGGCTACGACAAAGAGCAAATTGGCCACATTGAATGAAAAGCTTGATACTTTGGAACGTAGACTTGAACTTCTTGAAGTCCAAGTGGGTACAGCCTCAGCTAACCCTTCTCTTTTTTCAAATTAA
- the LOC133806750 gene encoding nodulation receptor kinase-like: MMERLVNNWVSRVFECFIFCFFLLPQSTSAQEGFLSLACCKDNYSDPQTNIKWESDYNWFPDKTGCQKITRAAGYDENRIFNIDFSGKRCYRLDTIKGQDYLIRGTFLYNDDTVLKPSFSILVGVTKISQVNFPKELEVEGVFRATKRYIDFCLVKTVGTPYISQLELREQKSLEYLRGFSNILKVVKRVDLGIQEGDIIRYPTDPSDRIWKSEPSFEPTSKPNQVADAKVVNYKANPGVPLLVLQTALANPNRLDFTQNDLDTEDSTYRVILYFLELNQTVQPGARLFDISINNEEKETRFDILGNGSNYKELSFDVKANGFLNVTLVKASGSSLGPICNAYEIFQVLPWEQETNPNDVDVILDVKHELMVFNKQNKVLDSWTGDPCLPSPWEGLTCGTMNGSTVITKLNLASTNLNGPIPPNITMLANLKTLNLSNNGFIGEIPAFPSSSMLTLVDLRSNDLSGSLPRSLLMLPHLEMLYIGCNPKIVQGNPYGFNSSILDIWSGTCISISEGQAAPNRSIIIGSVAGGTLLLTVAAGVIFFCYYKKKLIPQGVLNGKGFKGPRSKKTTGVIFSLPIIEETVVKSISIQTFSLANIEAATQNYRTSIGEGGFGSVYRGTLPDGQNVAVKVRSATSTQGTREFENELNLLSTIFHENLVPLLGYCSENDQQILVYPFMSNGSLQDRLYGEASAKRKKLDWPTRLSIALGAARGLTYLHTYAGCVIHRDVKSSNILLDQSMNAKVADFGFSKYAPQEGDTVVSLEVRGTAGYLDPEYYTTHHLSDKSDVFSFGVVLLEIISGREPLNIRRPRSEWGLVEWAKQHARESNVDEIVDPSIKGGYHAEAMWRVVEVALLCTEPYSAYRPCMADIVRELEDALIIENNASEYMRSIESSASIVLDKRIVIPPSTPTEASPTLIQALPPPEPR; the protein is encoded by the exons ATGATGGAAAGGTTGGTCAACAATTGGGTTTCAAGGGTATTTGAGTGTTTTATCTTCTGCTTCTTCCTTCTACCCCAATCAACTTCTGCCCAAGAAG GATTTCTCAGCCTAGCATGCTGTAAAGACAATTATAGTGATCCTCAAACCAACATAAAGTGGGAATCAGATTACAATTGGTTCCCTGATAAGACAGGTTGCCAAAAAATAACCAGGGCAGCTGGTTATGATGAAAATCGAATATTCAACATAGATTTTTCAGGGAAAAGATGTTATAGACTAGACACAATAAAGGGTCAAGATTATCTCATAAGGGGTACATTTTTATACAACGATGATACAGTATTAAAACCATCTTTTTCCATTTTAGTTGGTGTTACTAAAATTAGTCAAGTAAATTTTCCAAAAGAGCTGGAGGTTGAAGGGGTTTTTAGAGCTACTAAGAGGTACATAGACTTTTGCTTAGTGAAAACAGTGGGAACCCCTTATATTTCTCAGCTTGAATTGAGGGAACAGAAAAGTTTGGAATATTTACGAGGGTTTTCTAATATTCTGAAAGTGGTCAAGAGGGTTGACTTGGGAATTCAAGAAGGAGACATAAtaag ATATCCAACTGATCCAAGTGACAGAATTTGGAAGTCAGAGCCTAGTTTTGAACCCACAAGCAAGCCAAACCAAGTGGCTGATGCCAAAGTTGTGAACTACAAAGCTAATCCTGGAGTACCTTTACTAGTCCTACAGACAGCTTTAGCTAATCCCAACCGATTGGACTTCACCCAAAATGACCTCGACACAGAGGATTCAACGTACCGTGTGATTCTCTACTTTCTTGAACTCAATCAAACAGTTCAACCTGGTGCAAGGCTGTTTGATATATCCATAAACAATGAGGAAAAGGAAACCAGATTTGATATATTGGGTAATGGCTCCAACTACAAGGAGCTTAGTTTTGATGTAAAGGCAAATGGGTTTCTTAATGTGACCTTGGTAAAGGCCTCTGGATCTAGTTTAGGACCCATTTGTAATGCTTATGAGATCTTTCAGGTGCTCCCATGGGAACAAGAAACCAATCCAAATGATG TGGATGTGATTTTGGATGTCAAACATGAGTTGATGGTTTTTAACAAGCAAAACAAAGTTTTGGATAGTTGGACTGGAGATCCATGTCTTCCAAGTCCCTGGGAAGGCCTGACTTGTGGAACCATGAATGGTTCCACAGTCATAACCAAACT GAACCTTGCTTCAACAAATCTTAATGGACCAATTCCTCCAAATATTACTATGTTGGCCAACTTAAAGACTCT GAATCTGAGTAACAATGGCTTCATTGGTGAAATTCCAGCCTTTCCTTCTTCCTCCATGTTGACATTAGT AGATCTAAGGAGCAATGATCTTAGTGGGTCACTTCCCAGATCTCTTTTAATGCTGCCACATTTGGAAATGCT ATATATTGGCTGCAACCCAAAGATTGTCCAAGGGAATCCATATGGCTTTAATAGCTCAATACTTGACATATG GTCTggaacatgcatctctatcagtGAAGGACAAGCAGCACCAAATCGAAGTATCATCATAGGCTCTGTTGCAGGTGGAACTCTTCTGTTGACTGTGGCAGCTGGTGTTATATTTTTTTGCTATTACAAGAAAAAACTGATACCTCAGGGAGTACTTAATGGCAAAGGATTTAAAGGACCAAGATCAAAGA AAACTACAGGCGTGATATTCTCGTTACCCATCATAGAAGAGACGGTGGTGAAGTCAATATCCATACAAACATTTAGTCTGGCCAACATAGAAGCTGCCACCCAAAATTACAGAACTTCCATTGGAGAAGGTGGCTTTGGTTCTGTTTATCGTGGCACTCTTCCTGACGGCCAGAACGTGGCAGTCAAAGTCCGATCCGCAACTTCAACTCAAGGAACTCGAGAATTTGAGAATGAG CTAAATCTTCTTTCAACTATATTCCATGAGAATCTGGTGCCTCTACTTGGTTATTGTAGTGAAAATGACCAACAAATTCTTGTTTATCCATTTATGTCCAATGGTTCCCTCCAAGATCGCCTATATG GAGAAGCATCGGCAAAAAGAAAAAAGTTGGACTGGCCAACAAGACTTTCAATCGCTCTTGGTGCTGCACGAG GACTAACGTATCTTCACACATACGCCGGGTGCGTTATACATAGGGATGTGAAATCAAGTAATATACTTTTAGATCAAAGCATGAACGCCAAAGTTGCTGATTTTGGTTTCTCAAAATATGCTCCTCAAGAAGGTGACACTGTCGTTTCTCTGGAAGTTAGAGGAACTGCTGGATATTTGGACCCAGA GTACTATACAACCCACCATTTATCTGACAAAAGCGATGTCTTTAGCTTCGGAGTTGTGTTACTTGAAATCATAAGTGGTAGAGAGCCACTCAACATACGAAGGCCACGGAGTGAGTGGGGTCTGGTTGAATGG GCTAAACAACATGCAAGGGAATCAAACGTCGATGAAATTGTCGATCCAAGCATAAAGGGAGGTTACCATGCGGAGGCTATGTGGAGAGTGGTGGAGGTGGCATTGTTATGCACTGAGCCCTACTCTGCTTATCGACCTTGCATGGCCGACATCGTCCGTGAACTAGAGGACGCTTTGATCATAGAGAACAATGCATCAGAATATATGAGGTCTATTGAGAGCTCGGCTTCCATAGTCTTGGACAAGAGAATTGTTATACCACCGTCCACTCCAACAGAAGCTTCACCTACTTTAATACAAGCCTTGCCTCCTCCAGAGCCAAGatga